In Listeria cossartiae subsp. cossartiae, the following proteins share a genomic window:
- the rpoE gene encoding DNA-directed RNA polymerase subunit delta: MDLKNLTQEERSELSLIDVAHFILEQRKETILFPELVKEIQAFLGLKDAEIRERLVQFYTDMNIDGNFISLGNNTWGLRAWYPMDAIDEEVQTQTTPKKKRKSDDDDDEDEEILDDDVDYDDEEIVEELGEEEISLADVLLDEEEDDDDHLPDGIEGDLATVEDDYSDGDYTEDPEDK; the protein is encoded by the coding sequence TTGGATTTAAAGAACTTAACGCAAGAAGAACGTAGTGAACTATCTTTAATTGATGTTGCACATTTTATTTTGGAACAACGAAAAGAAACTATTCTTTTCCCTGAATTAGTGAAAGAGATTCAAGCGTTCCTAGGTTTGAAAGATGCAGAAATAAGGGAGCGTCTTGTTCAATTTTATACAGATATGAATATTGATGGTAACTTTATTTCATTAGGAAACAACACGTGGGGACTTCGTGCATGGTATCCAATGGATGCAATTGATGAAGAAGTTCAAACACAAACGACTCCTAAGAAAAAACGTAAATCAGACGATGATGACGACGAAGATGAAGAAATCTTGGATGATGACGTGGACTACGATGATGAAGAAATCGTGGAAGAGCTTGGTGAAGAAGAAATCTCTCTTGCTGACGTTTTACTTGACGAAGAGGAAGATGACGATGATCACTTACCAGACGGAATCGAAGGCGATTTAGCTACTGTAGAAGATGATTATTCTGATGGCGATTATACAGAAGACCCAGAAGATAAATAA